In Diorhabda sublineata isolate icDioSubl1.1 chromosome 4, icDioSubl1.1, whole genome shotgun sequence, a single window of DNA contains:
- the LOC130442751 gene encoding peptidyl-prolyl cis-trans isomerase F, mitochondrial-like: MLNEGKNCVTKKKQKVFKPTKNFRYLPGSVSRETNLDDLQKYNSHRYRLFTIRSTMDTTPMPINPHRLFPMSKIAEDILQCETIDKENKRLLYKINFINRNGGWVDCYNPWAYFRKDDWLSYERKMKQNDKENKMLYKMLLNSESYYSKKDMDKRWENIMEKMSHSCKFPLIITKAVNHDAILKSEPSISSGLNLPQKDTTNRPKCFLEFKVRDGEYLGKVIIQLYFDYVPVTVQNFMELCRGDKLSYKNCLVHRIVRGQFLETGDITLGTGRGGTSIYGKTFREENHVLKHTKAGVVSMKRLPPNENNSQFVITLTKMEQLDHKNVVFGNVVKGFGNLLKIQNYGRKIGKPYVDIIICNCGLL, translated from the exons atgttgaaCGAGGGTAAAAATTGCgttacaaagaaaaaacaaaaagtgtTTAAACCTACGAAAAATTTTCGTTATCTCCCCGGATCGGTATCTAGAGAAACAAATTTGGACGATCTACAAAAGTACAATTCCCATCGTTACAGG CTGTTTACCATTCGTAGTACAATGGACACGACTCCCATGCCCATAAATCCCCATAGATTGTTTCCTATGAGTAAAATAGCTGAGGATATTCTTCAATGCGAAACAATTGATAAAGAAAACAAGcgtcttttatataaaattaattttattaatagaaacGGG GGGTGGGTGGATTGTTATAACCCTTGGGCGTATTTTAGGAAAGACGATTGGTTAAGTTAcgaaagaaaaatgaaacaaaacgATAAAGAAAATAAGATGTTGTATAAAATGTTGTTAAATTCG GAATCTTATTATTCTAAAAAAGATATGGATAAACGTTGGGagaatattatggaaaaaatgtcgCATAGTTGTAAATTTCCATTAATTATAACCAAGGCTGTAAATCACGACGCCATTTTGAAATCAGAACCATCTATTAGTAGCGGTTTGAATTTACCCCAAAAAGATACGACAAATCGACCAAA ATGTTTTTTGGAATTCAAAGTTAGAGATGGGGAATATTTGGGTAAGGTGATTATACAATTATATTTCGATTATGTACCGGTGACGGTTCAAAATTTCATGGAATTATGTCGAGGCGATAAATTGTCGTACAAAAATTGTTTGGTACACCGAATAGTACGGGGGCAATTTCTGGAAACTGGAGATATAACGTTAGGAACGGGTAGAGGTGGGACGTCGATATACGGCAAAACGTTCCGGGAAGAAAATCACGTTTTGAAACATACGAAAGCAG gtGTAGTTTCGATGAAACGGTTACCACCGAACGAAAATAATTCACAATTCGTTATAACGTTAACGAAAATGGAGCAATTAGATCATAAAAACGTTGTTTTCGGTAATGTCGTTAAAGGTTTtggaaatttgttaaaaattcaaaattacgGTAGGAAAATAGGTAAACCTTACGTCGACATAATTATATGTAATTGtggtttattataa
- the LOC130442385 gene encoding inhibitor of growth protein 3-like isoform X3, translating to MLYLEDYLEMIEHLPQELRDRFTDMREMDLTIHNNMDELEKRVKNFFNECKKYPNDLPQAVDAEFQAIRKEYYKTLEEADEKVHLASQMYDLVDKYLRRLDSELHKFKCELEADNKGITEVLEKRSLELDTPNSSPSISSFQQKENRYDRPRAEKRRDSNNVAVPAQLAEKRQAVTPAVPLIEPRQPTNQVQTPTTTPAIQYGLGHTLGAGPAIAAAASQAIAATQQMQQGRRTASLKASYEAINTGGHGHEFGIGRELAGAAQTAIQAIQQDHVNNKKKHKKWSAGGTSSGSSSASTVPAAVAAVPTPESPNVDSNSQNADVADGEWSYDPNEPRYCLCNQVSYGDMVACDNQDCPSEWFHYPCVGITAPPKGKWYCPQCTASMKRRGGRKN from the exons atgttgtaTTTAGAAGATTATTTGGAAA TGATCGAACATTTACCTCAAGAATTACGAGATAGATTTACAGATATGCGTGAAATGGATTTAACGATACACA ATAATATGGATGAATTAGAGAAAAGagttaaaaatttcttcaacGAATGTAAAAAATACCCCAACGATTTACCGCAAGCAGTAGACGCGGAGTTTCAAGCTATACGAAAGGAATATTATAAAACTTTGGAAGAAGCCGATGAGAAA GTACATCTAGCGAGTCAAATGTATGATTTAGTGGACAAATATTTACGCCGATTAGATTCGGAATTGCACAAATTCAAATGCGAATTAGAAGCCGATAATAAAGGTATAACGGAAGTTTTAGAAAAGAGATCGTTGGAATTGGATACCCCGAACAGTTCGCCGAGCATATCGTCAtttcaacaaaaagaaaaccGATACGACAG ACCGCGGGCCGAAAAACGCCGAGACAGCAACAACGTGGCCGTACCAGCACAATTGGCTGAAAAACGACAAGCGGTTACACCGGCGGTACCACTAATCGAACCCAGACAACCAACTAATCAAGTTCAAACCCCCACGACCACCCCGGCGATACAGTATGGATTGGGACACACTTTGGGAGCCGGTCCGGCGATAGCGGCGGCCGCTTCGCAAGCGATAGCCGCTACCCAACAG ATGCAGCAGGGTAGGAGGACGGCGAGTTTGAAGGCTTCCTACGAGGCCATCAATACCGGCGGGCACGGTCACGAGTTCGGTATAGGGAGGGAGTTGGCGGGGGCGGCTCAGACCGCCATTCAAGCCATACAACAGGATCACGTCAATAATAAAAAGAAGCACAA gaAATGGAGCGCGGGTGGTACCTCTTCGGGTTCGTCGTCGGCTAGCACGGTACCAGCGGCGGTGGCGGCGGTACCGACGCCGGAATCGCCCAACGTCGATTCGAATTCCCAGAACGCCGACGTCGCCGACGGGGAGTGGAGCTACGATCCCAACGAGCCGAGGTACTGTCTCTGCAATCAAGTCTCCTACGGCGATATGGTGGCCTGCGATAACCAGGAC TGCCCATCGGAATGGTTCCATTATCCTTGCGTCGGGATAACGGCGCCTCCGAAAGGCAAATGGTATTGTCCTCAGTGTACGGCCTCGATGAAACGGCGCGGCGGCAGGAAGAATTag
- the LOC130442385 gene encoding inhibitor of growth protein 3-like isoform X2, whose product MLYLEDYLEMIEHLPQELRDRFTDMREMDLTIHNNMDELEKRVKNFFNECKKYPNDLPQAVDAEFQAIRKEYYKTLEEADEKVHLASQMYDLVDKYLRRLDSELHKFKCELEADNKGITEVLEKRSLELDTPNSSPSISSFQQKENRYDRYSRPRAEKRRDSNNVAVPAQLAEKRQAVTPAVPLIEPRQPTNQVQTPTTTPAIQYGLGHTLGAGPAIAAAASQAIAATQQMQQGRRTASLKASYEAINTGGHGHEFGIGRELAGAAQTAIQAIQQDHVNNKKKHKKWSAGGTSSGSSSASTVPAAVAAVPTPESPNVDSNSQNADVADGEWSYDPNEPRYCLCNQVSYGDMVACDNQDCPSEWFHYPCVGITAPPKGKWYCPQCTASMKRRGGRKN is encoded by the exons atgttgtaTTTAGAAGATTATTTGGAAA TGATCGAACATTTACCTCAAGAATTACGAGATAGATTTACAGATATGCGTGAAATGGATTTAACGATACACA ATAATATGGATGAATTAGAGAAAAGagttaaaaatttcttcaacGAATGTAAAAAATACCCCAACGATTTACCGCAAGCAGTAGACGCGGAGTTTCAAGCTATACGAAAGGAATATTATAAAACTTTGGAAGAAGCCGATGAGAAA GTACATCTAGCGAGTCAAATGTATGATTTAGTGGACAAATATTTACGCCGATTAGATTCGGAATTGCACAAATTCAAATGCGAATTAGAAGCCGATAATAAAGGTATAACGGAAGTTTTAGAAAAGAGATCGTTGGAATTGGATACCCCGAACAGTTCGCCGAGCATATCGTCAtttcaacaaaaagaaaaccGATACGACAG ATATTCCAGACCGCGGGCCGAAAAACGCCGAGACAGCAACAACGTGGCCGTACCAGCACAATTGGCTGAAAAACGACAAGCGGTTACACCGGCGGTACCACTAATCGAACCCAGACAACCAACTAATCAAGTTCAAACCCCCACGACCACCCCGGCGATACAGTATGGATTGGGACACACTTTGGGAGCCGGTCCGGCGATAGCGGCGGCCGCTTCGCAAGCGATAGCCGCTACCCAACAG ATGCAGCAGGGTAGGAGGACGGCGAGTTTGAAGGCTTCCTACGAGGCCATCAATACCGGCGGGCACGGTCACGAGTTCGGTATAGGGAGGGAGTTGGCGGGGGCGGCTCAGACCGCCATTCAAGCCATACAACAGGATCACGTCAATAATAAAAAGAAGCACAA gaAATGGAGCGCGGGTGGTACCTCTTCGGGTTCGTCGTCGGCTAGCACGGTACCAGCGGCGGTGGCGGCGGTACCGACGCCGGAATCGCCCAACGTCGATTCGAATTCCCAGAACGCCGACGTCGCCGACGGGGAGTGGAGCTACGATCCCAACGAGCCGAGGTACTGTCTCTGCAATCAAGTCTCCTACGGCGATATGGTGGCCTGCGATAACCAGGAC TGCCCATCGGAATGGTTCCATTATCCTTGCGTCGGGATAACGGCGCCTCCGAAAGGCAAATGGTATTGTCCTCAGTGTACGGCCTCGATGAAACGGCGCGGCGGCAGGAAGAATTag
- the LOC130442820 gene encoding heat shock protein 23-like produces the protein MSFVPLLLREFSRPMRMMEQQLKLMDDLFRPAIGSYINHPRLMEHSEQDTAFEDKEKFQIQLNLQDFKPEQITIKTMNNNTIQIEAKHEEKQDENGFILKHIVRRFAVPKGHDLQKASSALTSDGLLVITTPKIPKEEKTIPITHEQTDTN, from the coding sequence ATGTCTTTCGTACCTTTATTGTTGCGAGAATTCTCGAGACCGATGAGAATGATGGaacaacaattaaaattaatggaCGATCTATTTCGACCAGCGATCGGTTCGTATATCAACCATCCCCGATTGATGGAGCATTCCGAACAAGACACCGCCTTCGAggataaagaaaaatttcaaattcaattgaatttgcAAGATTTCAAACCGGAACAAATAACGATTAAAACGATGAACAATAATACGATTCAAATCGAGGCTAAACACGAGGAAAAACAGGACGAAAACGGATTCATTTTGAAGCATATTGTTAGAAGATTCGCCGTACCGAAGGGACACGATCTCCAGAAGGCTTCTTCGGCTTTGACTTCGGATGGATTGCTCGTGATAACTACACCAAAGATACCGAAGGAAGAGAAAACTATACCGATCACTCACGAACAAACAGATACGaattaa
- the LOC130442752 gene encoding biogenesis of lysosome-related organelles complex 1 subunit 3 — MNKPLVISGEASETDSEDESPTVKVNNLTNSVQGAVITGEDSESDNDTYSSVVPKGEVKYDSLFHQKLREQNEKLKVSFENICQSPVNEAGKTLNLIDQNLIRSQITLQIAVTSLKTLSINSLTIKSKLHSLLSSNFLSNVIFNDK, encoded by the exons ATGAATAAACCTTTAGTTATAAGTGGGGAGGCTTCAGAAACTGATAGCGAAGATGAATCTCCAACAGTAAAA gttaataatttaacaaattcagTACAAGGAGCAGTAATAACCGGAGAAGATTCCGAATCTGATAACg ATACTTATAGTTCTGTTGTACCTAAGGGTGAAGTTAAATACGATTctttattccaccaaaagttaC GGGAACAAAATGAAAAGTTAAAAGTTAGTTTTGAAAACATATGTCAGTCTCCGGTTAACGAAGCTGGTAAAACTTTGAATTTAATCGATCAAAATTTAATTCGATCTCAAATTACATTACAAATCGCAGTTACTTCGCTTAAAACTTTAAGTATTAACTCTTTAACTATTAAAAGTAAATTACATTCTTTGTTATCTTCTAATTTCTTATcgaatgttatttttaatgataaataa
- the LOC130442600 gene encoding uncharacterized protein LOC130442600 isoform X2, with protein MWIILFSWCTTVSFVMILVLCICWRKKTITEDWHGLDGMVTQKNPDENVNHLPSVTTVVDGINSSGDCSSSNKRNITNSRRSLPDIPSEQATNINWDPTDNSSEHYATVGQYPNTGKRHTIANGIENDENVSPYERVKYDKINSNEHPYAQLQPNVSRQLEPEENRASSEERINLLRTDANPAEEPSSPIISRRSSSHSVGLDIPAASAVAGVVAASPELPYMTPPVTQANFSGDSQDSSRYTSISVREPLANILAQTNEMIQTKPETVYPHYSTVSDDSDDVYTTIPDPNNPVYNSESETYARIPSAPITVEVEVNAPPPARLQIQQDVIGDETAPQPPPVDSLKQVMAQNHTKSHTHSRQGSSSSSIANLGSPKPEKRQVNSPLPPPPTNVDDLYAKVHKNKKEETAADQNDVETIVEENTISINVTRSSLGNKIPQRRYKNHDYETLKKSARRTSDPGYEKIRDEPGYASIAGPESIPNSDAGYEIIKNRSEEDPNYEELRHRASNASDSSAYTKIKDLNDGYSVVKKDEPNYESMRGDEVNYDGSKSNSSESDPNYESVKDLEEPPYERLEEDSSRTNSDRSGSDRSKKKESDINDTSESSSSIGKSSSDKTDLPPYELLNNDTELFGYEKIGSKLPSNHDTTNIHDEDAIFQV; from the exons ATGTGGATAATTCTGTTTTCTTGGTGTACTACTGTTAGTTTTGTGATGATTTTAGTGTTATGTATCTGTTGGAGGAAAAAAACTATAAC GGAAGATTGGCATGGATTGGATGGTATGGTAACGCAAAAAAATCCCGATGAAAACGTAAATCACCTTCCTTCAGTAACAACTGTCGTCGACGGCATAAATTCTAGTGGAGACTGTTCTAGTTCGAACAAAAG gaatattACGAATTCCCGAAGGAGTTTACCCGATATACCATCCGAGCAAGCTACCAATATAAATTGGGACCCTACAGATAATTCTTCTGAACATTACGCTACAGTGGGTCAATATCCGAATACAG GTAAACGACATACTATAGCTAACGGAATAGAAAACGATGAAAATGTTTCTCCTTATGAGCGTGTTAAATATGATAAGATCAATTCAAATGAACACCCTTACGCCCAATTGCAACCGAACGTTTCTAGACAGTTAGAACCCGAAGAAAATCGCGCGTCTTCTGAGGAGAGAATCAATTTATTGAG GACCGATGCGAATCCGGCGGAAGAACCTTCGTCTCCGATTATATCTCGTCGATCTTCGTCTCACAGCGTCGGTTTGGATATACCGGCGGCCTCGGCCGTTGCCGGGGTGGTCGCCGCCAGTCCGGAACTGCCCTACATGACCCCGCCGGTAACCCAAGCCAATTTTAGCGGAGATTCGCAAGATTCTTCGA GGTATACCAGTATCAGTGTAAGAGAACCTTTGGCTAATATACTAGCCCAAACTAACGAGATGATTCAAACTAAACCCGAAACGGTTTATCCCCATTATTCGACAGTTTCCGACGATTCCG acgaCGTTTATACCACGATCCCCGATCCGAACAACCCTGTATATAACAGCGAAAGCGAAACCTACGCCAGGATACCATCGGCGCCGATTACGGTGGAAGTGGAAGTGAACGCGCCGCCTCCGGCCCGTTTACAAATTCAACAAGACGTAATCGGCGACGAAACCGCTCCCCAACCGCCCCCCGTAGATAGTTTAAAGCAAGTTATGGCGCAGAATCACACCAAAAGTCATACTCACTCGCGGCAAG GTTCGTCATCGAGTTCAATAGCCAATTTGGGTTCTCCCAAACCGGAAAAACGACAAGTCAATTCCCCCCTACCACCCCCGCCGACCAACGTCGACGATCTCTACGCCAAagtacacaaaaataaaaaagaagaaaccgCCGCCGATCAAAATGACGTCGAAACTATCGTAGAAGAAAATACGATCAGTATCAACGTCACCAGATCGTCGTTGGGGAATAAAATACCCCAAAGGAGATACAAAAATCACGATTACGAAACTCTGAAAAAATCCGCGAGGAGAACCAGCGATCCTGGTTACGAGAAAATTCGCGACGAGCCTGGTTACGCGAGCATCGCGGGTCCGGAGAGCATCCCGAACTCCGACGCCGGGTACGAGATTATTAAAAACAG GTCAGAAGAGGATCCGAATTACGAGGAACTTCGACATCGAGCGTCGAACGCGAGCGATTCTTCGGCTTATACGAAAATTAAAGATTTGAACGACGGTTATTCTGTGGTGAAGAAGGACGAACCGAATTACGAGAGTATGCGCGGCGATGAGGTCAATTACGATGGTTCTAAATCGAATAGCAGCGAATCCGATCCGAATTACGAGAGCGTTAAAGATTTGGAGGAGCCCCCGTACGAGAGGTTGGAGGAGGATTCGAGTAGGACGAATTCCGATCGATCCGGTAGCGATAGATCGAAGAAAAAAG AATCGGATATAAATGATACATCCGAAAGTTCGAGTAGCATTGGAAAATCTTCCTCCGACAAAACAGATCTGCCCCCCTACGAGCTGTTGAACAACGATACCGAACTTTTCGGATACGAAAAAATTGGGTCGAAACTTCCATCCAATCACGATACGACGAATATACACGACGAAGACGCTATTTTTCAAGTGTGA
- the LOC130442385 gene encoding inhibitor of growth protein 3-like isoform X1: protein MLYLEDYLEMIEHLPQELRDRFTDMREMDLTIHNNMDELEKRVKNFFNECKKYPNDLPQAVDAEFQAIRKEYYKTLEEADEKVHLASQMYDLVDKYLRRLDSELHKFKCELEADNKGITEVLEKRSLELDTPNSSPSISSFQQKENRYDSSYRYSRPRAEKRRDSNNVAVPAQLAEKRQAVTPAVPLIEPRQPTNQVQTPTTTPAIQYGLGHTLGAGPAIAAAASQAIAATQQMQQGRRTASLKASYEAINTGGHGHEFGIGRELAGAAQTAIQAIQQDHVNNKKKHKKWSAGGTSSGSSSASTVPAAVAAVPTPESPNVDSNSQNADVADGEWSYDPNEPRYCLCNQVSYGDMVACDNQDCPSEWFHYPCVGITAPPKGKWYCPQCTASMKRRGGRKN from the exons atgttgtaTTTAGAAGATTATTTGGAAA TGATCGAACATTTACCTCAAGAATTACGAGATAGATTTACAGATATGCGTGAAATGGATTTAACGATACACA ATAATATGGATGAATTAGAGAAAAGagttaaaaatttcttcaacGAATGTAAAAAATACCCCAACGATTTACCGCAAGCAGTAGACGCGGAGTTTCAAGCTATACGAAAGGAATATTATAAAACTTTGGAAGAAGCCGATGAGAAA GTACATCTAGCGAGTCAAATGTATGATTTAGTGGACAAATATTTACGCCGATTAGATTCGGAATTGCACAAATTCAAATGCGAATTAGAAGCCGATAATAAAGGTATAACGGAAGTTTTAGAAAAGAGATCGTTGGAATTGGATACCCCGAACAGTTCGCCGAGCATATCGTCAtttcaacaaaaagaaaaccGATACGACAG CTCTTACAGATATTCCAGACCGCGGGCCGAAAAACGCCGAGACAGCAACAACGTGGCCGTACCAGCACAATTGGCTGAAAAACGACAAGCGGTTACACCGGCGGTACCACTAATCGAACCCAGACAACCAACTAATCAAGTTCAAACCCCCACGACCACCCCGGCGATACAGTATGGATTGGGACACACTTTGGGAGCCGGTCCGGCGATAGCGGCGGCCGCTTCGCAAGCGATAGCCGCTACCCAACAG ATGCAGCAGGGTAGGAGGACGGCGAGTTTGAAGGCTTCCTACGAGGCCATCAATACCGGCGGGCACGGTCACGAGTTCGGTATAGGGAGGGAGTTGGCGGGGGCGGCTCAGACCGCCATTCAAGCCATACAACAGGATCACGTCAATAATAAAAAGAAGCACAA gaAATGGAGCGCGGGTGGTACCTCTTCGGGTTCGTCGTCGGCTAGCACGGTACCAGCGGCGGTGGCGGCGGTACCGACGCCGGAATCGCCCAACGTCGATTCGAATTCCCAGAACGCCGACGTCGCCGACGGGGAGTGGAGCTACGATCCCAACGAGCCGAGGTACTGTCTCTGCAATCAAGTCTCCTACGGCGATATGGTGGCCTGCGATAACCAGGAC TGCCCATCGGAATGGTTCCATTATCCTTGCGTCGGGATAACGGCGCCTCCGAAAGGCAAATGGTATTGTCCTCAGTGTACGGCCTCGATGAAACGGCGCGGCGGCAGGAAGAATTag
- the LOC130442600 gene encoding uncharacterized protein LOC130442600 isoform X1 translates to MWIILFSWCTTVSFVMILVLCICWRKKTITEDWHGLDGMVTQKNPDENVNHLPSVTTVVDGINSSGDCSSSNKRNITNSRRSLPDIPSEQATNINWDPTDNSSEHYATVGQYPNTGKRHTIANGIENDENVSPYERVKYDKINSNEHPYAQLQPNVSRQLEPEENRASSEERINLLRTDANPAEEPSSPIISRRSSSHSVGLDIPAASAVAGVVAASPELPYMTPPVTQANFSGDSQDSSKGYTSISVREPLANILAQTNEMIQTKPETVYPHYSTVSDDSDDVYTTIPDPNNPVYNSESETYARIPSAPITVEVEVNAPPPARLQIQQDVIGDETAPQPPPVDSLKQVMAQNHTKSHTHSRQGSSSSSIANLGSPKPEKRQVNSPLPPPPTNVDDLYAKVHKNKKEETAADQNDVETIVEENTISINVTRSSLGNKIPQRRYKNHDYETLKKSARRTSDPGYEKIRDEPGYASIAGPESIPNSDAGYEIIKNRSEEDPNYEELRHRASNASDSSAYTKIKDLNDGYSVVKKDEPNYESMRGDEVNYDGSKSNSSESDPNYESVKDLEEPPYERLEEDSSRTNSDRSGSDRSKKKESDINDTSESSSSIGKSSSDKTDLPPYELLNNDTELFGYEKIGSKLPSNHDTTNIHDEDAIFQV, encoded by the exons ATGTGGATAATTCTGTTTTCTTGGTGTACTACTGTTAGTTTTGTGATGATTTTAGTGTTATGTATCTGTTGGAGGAAAAAAACTATAAC GGAAGATTGGCATGGATTGGATGGTATGGTAACGCAAAAAAATCCCGATGAAAACGTAAATCACCTTCCTTCAGTAACAACTGTCGTCGACGGCATAAATTCTAGTGGAGACTGTTCTAGTTCGAACAAAAG gaatattACGAATTCCCGAAGGAGTTTACCCGATATACCATCCGAGCAAGCTACCAATATAAATTGGGACCCTACAGATAATTCTTCTGAACATTACGCTACAGTGGGTCAATATCCGAATACAG GTAAACGACATACTATAGCTAACGGAATAGAAAACGATGAAAATGTTTCTCCTTATGAGCGTGTTAAATATGATAAGATCAATTCAAATGAACACCCTTACGCCCAATTGCAACCGAACGTTTCTAGACAGTTAGAACCCGAAGAAAATCGCGCGTCTTCTGAGGAGAGAATCAATTTATTGAG GACCGATGCGAATCCGGCGGAAGAACCTTCGTCTCCGATTATATCTCGTCGATCTTCGTCTCACAGCGTCGGTTTGGATATACCGGCGGCCTCGGCCGTTGCCGGGGTGGTCGCCGCCAGTCCGGAACTGCCCTACATGACCCCGCCGGTAACCCAAGCCAATTTTAGCGGAGATTCGCAAGATTCTTCGA AAGGGTATACCAGTATCAGTGTAAGAGAACCTTTGGCTAATATACTAGCCCAAACTAACGAGATGATTCAAACTAAACCCGAAACGGTTTATCCCCATTATTCGACAGTTTCCGACGATTCCG acgaCGTTTATACCACGATCCCCGATCCGAACAACCCTGTATATAACAGCGAAAGCGAAACCTACGCCAGGATACCATCGGCGCCGATTACGGTGGAAGTGGAAGTGAACGCGCCGCCTCCGGCCCGTTTACAAATTCAACAAGACGTAATCGGCGACGAAACCGCTCCCCAACCGCCCCCCGTAGATAGTTTAAAGCAAGTTATGGCGCAGAATCACACCAAAAGTCATACTCACTCGCGGCAAG GTTCGTCATCGAGTTCAATAGCCAATTTGGGTTCTCCCAAACCGGAAAAACGACAAGTCAATTCCCCCCTACCACCCCCGCCGACCAACGTCGACGATCTCTACGCCAAagtacacaaaaataaaaaagaagaaaccgCCGCCGATCAAAATGACGTCGAAACTATCGTAGAAGAAAATACGATCAGTATCAACGTCACCAGATCGTCGTTGGGGAATAAAATACCCCAAAGGAGATACAAAAATCACGATTACGAAACTCTGAAAAAATCCGCGAGGAGAACCAGCGATCCTGGTTACGAGAAAATTCGCGACGAGCCTGGTTACGCGAGCATCGCGGGTCCGGAGAGCATCCCGAACTCCGACGCCGGGTACGAGATTATTAAAAACAG GTCAGAAGAGGATCCGAATTACGAGGAACTTCGACATCGAGCGTCGAACGCGAGCGATTCTTCGGCTTATACGAAAATTAAAGATTTGAACGACGGTTATTCTGTGGTGAAGAAGGACGAACCGAATTACGAGAGTATGCGCGGCGATGAGGTCAATTACGATGGTTCTAAATCGAATAGCAGCGAATCCGATCCGAATTACGAGAGCGTTAAAGATTTGGAGGAGCCCCCGTACGAGAGGTTGGAGGAGGATTCGAGTAGGACGAATTCCGATCGATCCGGTAGCGATAGATCGAAGAAAAAAG AATCGGATATAAATGATACATCCGAAAGTTCGAGTAGCATTGGAAAATCTTCCTCCGACAAAACAGATCTGCCCCCCTACGAGCTGTTGAACAACGATACCGAACTTTTCGGATACGAAAAAATTGGGTCGAAACTTCCATCCAATCACGATACGACGAATATACACGACGAAGACGCTATTTTTCAAGTGTGA